The Paenibacillus sp. FSL W8-0426 region CCGCAGCTTCCTGCACCAACACCTACCGTTGTACAAGAGGAAGCTGTGCTTAGCATGCTTAACCCCAAATATACATTCGACACTTTTGTCATCGGACCAGGCAACCGGTTTGCCCATGCCGCATCGCTGGCGGTCGCTGAAGCGCCCGCCAAGGCCTATAATCCCCTCTTCCTTTATGGAGGCGTTGGATTGGGCAAAACGCACTTGATGCATGCGATCGGACACTATGTTCTAGAACATGACCCAAGCAGCAAAGTGGTTTATTTGTCATCCGAGAAATTCACCAACGAATTTATCAATTCCATCCGCGACAATCGCGGGGAAAGCTTCCGCAACAAATATCGTAACGTGGACATCCTGCTTATAGACGATATTCAATTTTTGGCGGGAAAAGAATCGACTCAAGAGGAATTTTTCCATACGTTCAACGCGCTGCATGAGGAGCGGAAACAGATTATCATCTCCAGCGACAGACCGCCAAAGGAAATTCCGACATTGGAGGAGCGCCTTCGCTCCCGATTTGAATGGGGTCTGATTACGGACATCCAGCCTCCGGATCTGGAAACGCGGATCGCTATCCTGCGCAAGAAGGCCCGCGCGGAAAACCTGGATATCCCGAATGAAGCGATGATGTACATCGCCAACCAAATTGACACGAACATCCGCGAGTTGGAAGGGGCTTTGATCCGGGTCGTAGCCTACTCATCGCTGACAAACCAGGATGTCACGTCCCATCTTGCTGCCGAAGCCTTGAAAGACATTATTCCATCCAGCCGTCCTAAAATGATCACTATTCAAGACATCCAACAAAAGGTCGGGGAATACTACAACCTGAAGCTCGAAGATTTTAAAGCGCGGAAGCGAACCAAGGCCGTTGCCTTTCCGAGACAAATCGCCATGTATCTCTCCCGCGAATTGACCGATTTTTCGCTGCCGAAAATTGGCGAGGCTTTTGGAGGAAGGGACCATACCACTGTCATTCATGCGCACGAGAAAATCTCCCAATCCATTAAAAGCGATCAGGAGCTCTATAAAGTTATCAACAACTTAACCGAAAAAATTAAGAACCCAACCTGAACAAGTCCAAAGCCTATGCACAACGTGTACACATGTGGATAGGCTTAATTTTATGGGTTTTAACACACTTATCCACATATTCAGTGCCCCTATTACTATTAATACTAAAAAGATTTAAAATATATCTTCTCCTAAACAGACAAGTCGAAACAGGCCTATCGGCCTTTTGAATAACCGTAGCCCATCACTTGACCACC contains the following coding sequences:
- the dnaA gene encoding chromosomal replication initiator protein DnaA codes for the protein MDSHTSDLWQQILSIIQSKLSKPSFDTWFKATKATKLTDQTIVISAPTTFAVEWLESRYTKLVGSTVYELLGKQVDVKFVIEENKPAEPDPQLPAPTPTVVQEEAVLSMLNPKYTFDTFVIGPGNRFAHAASLAVAEAPAKAYNPLFLYGGVGLGKTHLMHAIGHYVLEHDPSSKVVYLSSEKFTNEFINSIRDNRGESFRNKYRNVDILLIDDIQFLAGKESTQEEFFHTFNALHEERKQIIISSDRPPKEIPTLEERLRSRFEWGLITDIQPPDLETRIAILRKKARAENLDIPNEAMMYIANQIDTNIRELEGALIRVVAYSSLTNQDVTSHLAAEALKDIIPSSRPKMITIQDIQQKVGEYYNLKLEDFKARKRTKAVAFPRQIAMYLSRELTDFSLPKIGEAFGGRDHTTVIHAHEKISQSIKSDQELYKVINNLTEKIKNPT